The proteins below come from a single uncultured Carboxylicivirga sp. genomic window:
- a CDS encoding potassium channel family protein codes for MKKKAGLAIGLIVYLFLIYLISIVESSDPNSNIKSLTDALWYAIVTLTTVGYGDFYPVTALGKIIGLFVILGSLGVIGYFIGEISSRISTYMEKKKNGFFGTDFENHYMIIGWSGFGKKVADQIFPTGHNIAFITNSKGDLELIKDLYQHNQCFAMFADYNNMDAYRKANIEKTKAVFINFVDDTETLVFVLNLKREFPDINIIVNCSNPDLKETLINTGIKHVVSRSEVASRLVASYLFEPHVAEYTEDLISTSVEMDDQDIQQYKVTRQNPYIESTYFDAFVKMKKDLNVILIGLVINNKIEKNPSDEQLIKESQYLIIISVGKEKLELEQVFGVKEGL; via the coding sequence ATGAAGAAAAAAGCAGGACTTGCCATTGGTTTAATAGTATATCTGTTTTTAATCTATCTGATATCAATAGTTGAGAGCAGTGACCCTAACTCCAATATCAAATCGCTGACTGATGCTTTATGGTATGCTATTGTTACCTTAACAACGGTTGGCTATGGTGACTTCTACCCAGTTACCGCACTTGGTAAAATAATTGGACTTTTTGTAATTTTAGGTAGTCTGGGGGTTATTGGCTACTTTATTGGTGAAATCAGCAGTAGAATAAGTACTTATATGGAAAAGAAGAAAAACGGTTTTTTCGGAACAGATTTCGAAAACCATTATATGATAATAGGTTGGAGTGGATTTGGCAAAAAAGTAGCTGATCAAATTTTCCCAACAGGACATAACATTGCATTTATAACAAACTCCAAAGGTGATTTAGAACTTATTAAAGATTTATATCAACATAATCAGTGTTTTGCCATGTTTGCCGATTACAACAATATGGATGCCTATCGTAAAGCAAACATCGAAAAAACAAAGGCTGTCTTTATCAACTTTGTAGACGATACCGAAACTTTAGTTTTTGTATTAAATCTCAAACGAGAATTTCCAGATATTAATATCATTGTTAACTGTAGTAATCCTGATTTAAAAGAAACCCTAATTAACACAGGTATCAAACATGTTGTCTCTCGAAGTGAAGTTGCATCAAGATTAGTAGCAAGCTATTTATTTGAACCCCATGTTGCAGAATATACCGAGGATTTGATATCTACAAGTGTTGAAATGGACGACCAAGATATTCAACAATACAAGGTTACGCGGCAAAATCCATATATTGAGTCTACTTATTTTGATGCTTTTGTCAAAATGAAGAAAGATCTCAATGTTATTTTAATTGGATTAGTAATTAACAATAAGATTGAAAAGAATCCTTCTGATGAACAACTTATTAAAGAAAGTCAATATTTGATTATTATTTCGGTAGGAAAAGAAAAGCTTGAACTCGAACAAGTATTTGGAGTAAAAGAAGGATTATAA
- the hydF gene encoding [FeFe] hydrogenase H-cluster maturation GTPase HydF, which translates to MSKDRKPHIGIFGRRNNGKSSIINKLSGQDTAIVSEIAGTTTDPVKKSFEITGFGPVILIDTAGIDDFGELGEQRVKKSTQIINQVDLAILVVTNNQWDQSEASLIKAFNKQDTPFIIIHNKTDLTPPSIDWLNTTSQINASAIIPFSVISSDIDLLIKEIRKAIPESAYTTPSLVGDLISYGDIVLLITPIDIEAPEGRLILPQIQAIRDILDNDAICIVLKEKEVDSFLKRTGIRPALAITDSQIFLKADASVPKNIPLTGFSILLAHFKGDFESYLQGTPKIDELKDGDRILLLESCSHHVSCDDIGRVKIPRWLTAYTGKNLNFDVVSGLNQIEKPIEQYALVIQCGGCMITRKQLNNRLNLAKTTKIPITNYGMTIAYVQGIYQRAIAPFVDNSQMVKPDYL; encoded by the coding sequence ATGAGCAAAGATCGAAAACCACATATTGGAATTTTTGGACGTCGTAACAATGGCAAAAGTTCAATTATAAATAAATTATCAGGACAAGACACAGCTATTGTATCAGAGATAGCAGGAACAACTACTGATCCTGTTAAAAAATCATTTGAGATCACTGGTTTTGGTCCGGTAATTTTAATTGATACGGCTGGCATTGATGACTTCGGGGAATTGGGAGAACAAAGAGTTAAGAAATCAACACAAATCATCAACCAAGTTGATTTAGCCATCTTAGTTGTAACCAATAATCAATGGGATCAATCAGAAGCATCACTCATTAAGGCTTTTAACAAACAAGATACTCCATTCATCATCATCCATAACAAAACTGATCTTACACCACCATCAATAGATTGGTTAAACACTACTTCACAAATCAATGCATCGGCTATTATTCCATTTTCTGTTATCTCATCAGATATCGATCTATTAATTAAGGAGATTAGAAAAGCTATTCCTGAATCGGCTTACACAACTCCCTCTTTAGTTGGGGATTTAATTTCGTATGGTGATATTGTTTTGCTTATTACCCCCATTGATATTGAAGCTCCGGAAGGAAGACTCATTTTACCCCAAATTCAAGCTATCAGAGATATTTTAGATAATGATGCCATATGCATTGTATTGAAAGAAAAAGAAGTTGACTCATTTTTAAAACGTACTGGCATTAGACCCGCATTGGCCATTACAGATAGTCAAATATTTTTAAAAGCCGATGCTTCTGTTCCCAAAAATATACCATTAACAGGATTCAGTATATTATTAGCTCATTTCAAAGGAGATTTCGAAAGTTATTTGCAAGGCACACCTAAAATTGATGAGTTAAAAGATGGTGATCGAATCTTATTATTAGAGTCGTGTTCTCATCATGTATCATGCGATGACATAGGAAGAGTTAAAATACCAAGGTGGCTAACAGCATATACTGGTAAAAACCTGAATTTTGATGTAGTTTCTGGTCTCAACCAAATAGAGAAACCGATTGAACAATACGCCTTAGTAATTCAATGTGGAGGCTGCATGATTACTAGAAAACAATTGAACAATAGACTCAACCTTGCTAAAACAACAAAAATACCCATAACTAATTATGGCATGACTATTGCCTATGTTCAAGGGATATATCAACGAGCTATCGCTCCCTTTGTAGATAATAGCCAAATGGTTAAACCAGACTATTTATAA
- a CDS encoding S-adenosylmethionine decarboxylase, whose translation MTKINAVNLPPKIFNIKGWIELYEPIKLKEQFDTALNKSGFKVLQFTDHKFPENGYTAFWLLAESHFAVHTFDQDGCSYIELSSCNKEKALNFITLCKQFNFTFQWENDLEELNCNKNANA comes from the coding sequence ATGACTAAAATAAATGCAGTTAATCTGCCTCCCAAAATATTCAACATAAAAGGATGGATCGAGCTTTATGAGCCCATAAAGCTTAAAGAGCAATTTGATACCGCTTTAAATAAAAGTGGTTTTAAGGTTTTACAATTTACCGATCATAAATTTCCAGAAAACGGATACACCGCTTTTTGGTTACTGGCCGAATCACACTTCGCAGTTCACACATTTGATCAGGATGGTTGCTCATATATCGAGCTTAGTAGTTGCAATAAGGAAAAAGCCCTTAATTTTATAACTTTATGCAAACAATTCAATTTTACTTTTCAATGGGAAAATGATTTAGAGGAATTGAATTGCAATAAAAATGCGAACGCATAA
- a CDS encoding AMP-binding protein, producing MICNVGDKTAIVCGSTSISYNQLNKEISNFAYQIKDINAKRVAIYSENQVGWIYAFYAAWYQKATTVPIDFMATTNEVAYILKDCYPEIIFTSKDKKVQLEEAVLKSGIKTQIFVIEECVEKKMPSSFSVGTMETPENSNAVIIYTSGTTGSPKGVMLSFKNLLANIDAVSEGVKIYSKDEVVMMLLPLHHIFPLMGTMLVPLYVGSKIAMAPSMASDDIIKTLQDNKVSIIIGVPRLYAAIRKGIKTKIEDSFIAKSLFSLAQNINSKSFSRTVFKSVHNKFGGAVKYMVSGGAALDPEVGNDYKTLGFEVLEGYGMTETAPMISFTRPGKVRIGSPGEILPCATVDIKDGEIAVQGDNVMLGYFNRPEETAEVLKDGWLYTGDLGHIDEQGYLFITGRKKEIIVLSNGKNINPSEIEAKIENMAACVAEIGVFADKDQLRAIIVPNKAELQGQDEDAIYNTIKWEVVDKYNQSVAPYKKITAFSITNVELPRTRLSKLQRFMLPDLANQITHTTKEEAEEEVTLKEYQVISDFIANEKNCTVRPGNHLEMDLGMDSLDKVGLQVFLQSTFGVDIDVNEMVAFPSVLKLSEFVASKRTRISIEKINWAKILKENINLQLPRTWLTGTIFVKFSKYFFRLYFRFKGKGMKNIPDGPCIIAPNHQSFFDGLFVASFLRKNTIRNTYFYAKEKHVSSKFLKFIANRHHVIIMDLNKDLKESIQKMGEALKKKKNLIIFPEGTRSFDGTLGEFKKTFAILSKELNVPIVPVSIKGANRALPRGSKFPKPWRKVSVEFLKPVYPEQSSYEKLTNMVYQKIAMNQKA from the coding sequence ATGATTTGTAATGTAGGAGATAAAACAGCGATTGTATGTGGTAGCACTTCAATCAGCTATAATCAGTTAAATAAAGAAATTTCCAATTTCGCTTATCAAATTAAAGATATTAACGCCAAGCGTGTAGCTATCTATTCCGAAAATCAAGTCGGATGGATCTACGCATTTTATGCAGCTTGGTATCAAAAAGCTACTACTGTTCCAATTGACTTTATGGCAACGACGAATGAAGTTGCATATATCTTAAAAGATTGTTATCCAGAAATAATTTTCACATCAAAAGATAAAAAAGTTCAGTTGGAGGAAGCCGTTTTAAAATCAGGAATAAAAACACAAATATTCGTGATTGAGGAATGTGTTGAAAAGAAAATGCCAAGTAGTTTTTCGGTTGGTACAATGGAAACACCAGAAAACAGCAACGCTGTTATTATATACACATCTGGTACAACTGGTAGTCCAAAGGGAGTAATGTTATCTTTTAAAAACCTACTAGCAAACATTGATGCAGTATCAGAAGGTGTTAAAATCTACTCGAAAGATGAAGTAGTAATGATGCTGTTACCTCTACATCATATATTCCCATTAATGGGTACAATGTTGGTACCTTTATATGTTGGCTCTAAAATAGCAATGGCTCCATCAATGGCTTCTGACGATATTATCAAAACTTTGCAAGATAATAAAGTAAGTATCATTATTGGGGTACCACGTTTATATGCAGCAATTAGAAAAGGCATAAAAACCAAGATAGAAGATAGTTTTATAGCTAAAAGCTTATTTAGTTTAGCACAAAACATTAACTCTAAATCTTTTTCTAGAACTGTTTTTAAATCTGTACACAACAAATTTGGAGGTGCTGTAAAATACATGGTATCGGGTGGAGCCGCCCTTGATCCGGAAGTTGGAAACGATTACAAAACTTTAGGCTTTGAAGTACTTGAGGGTTATGGTATGACAGAAACAGCTCCGATGATAAGCTTTACCCGTCCTGGAAAAGTTCGGATTGGTAGCCCCGGTGAAATATTACCTTGTGCGACTGTTGACATTAAAGATGGTGAAATTGCTGTTCAAGGAGATAATGTAATGCTGGGATATTTTAATCGACCAGAAGAAACTGCCGAAGTTTTAAAAGATGGTTGGTTATATACCGGAGATCTTGGACATATTGACGAGCAAGGCTATCTATTTATAACAGGTCGTAAGAAGGAAATTATTGTTTTATCGAATGGTAAAAACATTAATCCATCTGAGATTGAAGCAAAAATAGAAAACATGGCTGCATGTGTGGCTGAAATTGGAGTATTTGCAGATAAAGATCAATTAAGAGCTATTATTGTTCCAAATAAAGCCGAATTGCAAGGGCAAGATGAGGACGCTATTTATAATACAATTAAATGGGAAGTGGTTGATAAGTACAATCAATCAGTAGCACCCTATAAAAAGATCACTGCATTTTCGATAACTAATGTTGAACTACCTCGCACACGCCTTAGTAAGTTACAACGCTTTATGTTACCTGATTTAGCAAATCAGATCACACATACAACAAAAGAAGAAGCAGAAGAAGAAGTAACCTTAAAAGAATATCAGGTAATAAGTGATTTTATTGCAAATGAAAAGAATTGCACTGTCCGCCCTGGAAATCATCTTGAAATGGACTTAGGGATGGATTCGCTTGATAAAGTTGGTTTACAAGTATTTTTACAATCTACTTTTGGTGTAGATATTGACGTAAATGAAATGGTTGCCTTTCCATCTGTTCTGAAGCTTAGTGAATTTGTTGCTTCTAAACGCACACGTATATCTATTGAAAAAATCAATTGGGCGAAAATATTAAAAGAGAACATTAATTTGCAATTACCTCGAACATGGTTAACAGGTACTATTTTTGTTAAATTTTCAAAATATTTTTTCCGCCTTTATTTCCGTTTTAAAGGTAAAGGAATGAAAAACATACCAGATGGACCATGCATTATTGCACCCAATCATCAGAGCTTTTTCGATGGGCTATTTGTGGCATCTTTCTTACGTAAAAACACCATTAGAAATACATATTTCTATGCAAAAGAAAAACATGTTAGCTCAAAGTTTTTAAAATTTATTGCCAATCGCCATCATGTTATCATTATGGATCTGAATAAAGATTTAAAAGAATCTATTCAAAAGATGGGTGAAGCTCTGAAAAAGAAGAAAAACTTAATTATTTTTCCAGAAGGAACACGTTCGTTTGATGGTACACTAGGAGAATTTAAAAAGACTTTCGCCATTTTAAGTAAAGAGCTTAATGTTCCGATTGTACCCGTTTCGATCAAAGGAGCGAACCGTGCACTACCACGTGGTTCCAAATTTCCTAAACCTTGGAGAAAAGTGAGTGTTGAGTTTCTAAAACCAGTTTATCCAGAACAATCATCCTATGAGAAGTTAACGAATATGGTTTACCAAAAAATTGCAATGAATCAGAAAGCATAA